Proteins from a genomic interval of Nitrospina gracilis Nb-211:
- the nhaD gene encoding sodium:proton antiporter NhaD: MHQLTTTWAGYICLISFVVGYSLVVLEEKLHLRKSKPVIIAGCFMWFIIGVYQASNGMDGDAAHHYIKELIAEIGELFFFLLSAMTYINTLAERNVFNSLRSWLLSKNLGFRKLFWATGLITFFLSPLADNLTSALLMSTVALAVSQGNGRFITLSFINIVVAANAGGAYSPFGDITTLMVWTSHKVETGEFIYLIIPSFVNWIIPALCMFPFLPKKFPEVAKERIPIKQGGKVVIALGIMTIATAVSFHHFLHLPPYLGMMFGLGVLMIYGYWLKIRPDKKEYETGLYGEIHKGEPKHFDIFNKIATVEFDTLLFFFGVLTAVGALQYIGYLALVSKNMYETIGPTWSNIIVGILSAIVDNIPVMFAVLKMDPNMGLDQWLLITLTAGVGGSLLSIGSAAGVAVMGVDRKHYTFMSHLKWSWTIAVGYVASILSWYLVTIPLR, translated from the coding sequence ATGCACCAATTGACTACCACCTGGGCGGGTTACATTTGTCTCATTTCATTTGTGGTCGGTTATTCGCTCGTGGTGCTGGAAGAAAAGCTTCATTTGCGCAAATCCAAACCGGTGATCATCGCCGGCTGTTTCATGTGGTTCATCATCGGTGTGTACCAGGCTTCCAATGGTATGGACGGCGACGCCGCACACCACTACATAAAAGAACTCATCGCGGAAATCGGGGAATTGTTTTTCTTTCTCCTCTCCGCCATGACCTACATCAATACCCTTGCGGAGCGCAACGTCTTTAATTCCCTGCGGTCCTGGCTGTTGAGCAAGAACCTGGGGTTCCGCAAGTTGTTCTGGGCAACGGGACTCATTACGTTTTTCCTGTCACCGCTCGCCGACAACCTGACCAGCGCTCTGCTCATGTCCACCGTCGCTTTGGCCGTCAGCCAGGGCAACGGACGCTTCATCACGTTGTCCTTCATCAACATTGTGGTCGCGGCCAACGCGGGCGGCGCTTACAGTCCGTTCGGCGACATCACCACGCTCATGGTCTGGACATCGCACAAAGTGGAAACGGGAGAATTCATTTACCTGATCATTCCCTCGTTCGTGAACTGGATCATCCCGGCTCTGTGCATGTTTCCGTTCCTGCCCAAAAAATTCCCGGAAGTTGCCAAGGAACGCATTCCCATCAAGCAGGGTGGAAAGGTGGTCATCGCCCTGGGCATCATGACCATTGCCACCGCCGTCAGCTTTCACCACTTCCTGCACCTGCCGCCGTACCTCGGCATGATGTTCGGTCTGGGCGTGCTGATGATTTACGGTTACTGGCTGAAGATCCGGCCGGACAAGAAGGAATATGAAACCGGCCTCTACGGCGAGATCCATAAGGGCGAGCCGAAGCATTTCGACATCTTCAATAAAATCGCCACGGTGGAATTCGACACCCTGCTGTTTTTCTTCGGGGTGCTGACGGCGGTGGGCGCGCTTCAGTACATCGGCTACCTTGCCCTGGTGAGCAAGAACATGTACGAGACCATCGGTCCCACCTGGTCCAACATCATCGTCGGCATCCTTTCCGCCATCGTGGACAACATCCCCGTCATGTTCGCCGTGCTCAAAATGGACCCGAACATGGGACTGGACCAGTGGCTGTTGATCACCCTCACCGCGGGCGTCGGTGGCAGTCTGCTGTCGATCGGGTCCGCCGCGGGTGTGGCCGTCATGGGCGTGGACCGGAAGCACTACACGTTCATGAGCCACCTGAAATGGTCCTGGACCATCGCCGTGGGTTATGTGGCCAGTATCCTGAGCTGGTATCTGGTGACCATACCACTGCGCT
- a CDS encoding polyprenyl synthetase family protein — MPAEDYLAECKEYIDEAIPLFLPEPDTYPVSIHESMHYSLSAGGKRLRPTLLIAAAEAVGGNRRDVLPFAVAAEFLHTYTLIHDDLPALDNDSLRRGKPTNHKVFGEAIAILAGDALLTQAFVLMTNAFLMEAIPHESILRASHEMAQALSSTGVIGGQVVDLESEGKPIEASTLEYIHIYKTGFFFKSCVRVGAILGRADAQQLGAISRFGAHIGLAFQIIDDILDIVGDKAKIGKDVGSDISKNKATYPALFGLEESRKKADRLVEEAILCLEGFDERANPLREIALFFVQRTF; from the coding sequence TTGCCCGCCGAGGATTATTTAGCCGAATGTAAGGAATATATCGACGAGGCGATTCCCCTGTTCCTTCCGGAGCCCGACACCTATCCGGTAAGCATCCATGAGTCGATGCACTACAGCTTGTCCGCTGGGGGGAAACGGCTGAGGCCTACCTTATTGATTGCCGCCGCGGAAGCAGTGGGTGGCAACCGCAGGGATGTGTTGCCATTTGCAGTAGCCGCCGAATTCCTCCACACGTACACGCTGATTCACGATGACCTGCCCGCGCTGGACAATGACAGCTTGCGGAGGGGTAAGCCGACCAATCACAAGGTGTTTGGAGAGGCCATCGCCATTCTGGCGGGCGACGCGTTGCTCACCCAGGCGTTTGTTTTGATGACCAACGCCTTTTTGATGGAGGCCATCCCGCACGAGAGCATCCTTCGCGCATCTCATGAAATGGCTCAAGCACTCAGTTCCACCGGGGTCATTGGCGGGCAGGTGGTGGACCTGGAGTCGGAAGGGAAGCCCATCGAGGCTTCCACACTGGAATACATTCATATCTACAAGACAGGTTTCTTTTTTAAATCATGCGTCCGGGTGGGCGCCATCCTGGGCCGCGCGGACGCGCAACAACTTGGGGCCATTTCCCGTTTCGGGGCACATATTGGTTTGGCCTTTCAAATCATAGATGATATCCTCGATATCGTTGGCGATAAGGCTAAAATCGGCAAGGATGTCGGGAGCGACATCAGTAAAAACAAGGCGACGTATCCGGCGTTGTTCGGCTTGGAAGAGTCCAGAAAGAAAGCCGACCGTCTGGTTGAGGAGGCCATCCTCTGCTTGGAGGGTTTTGATGAGCGCGCCAATCCTCTTCGTGAAATCGCCCTCTTTTTTGTTCAACGGACTTTTTAA
- the dxs gene encoding 1-deoxy-D-xylulose-5-phosphate synthase, whose product MSKFLHKINSPQDLKSVDRENLPDLAAEIRDALLNTISKTGGHLGSNMGVVELTIAMHYVYESPKDMFIWDVGHQTYVHKLLTGRRERFHTLRQYDGLSGFTKREENEHDHWNCGHGGTSISAAVAFAKARDLKKEDYSVLAVIGDGSMTAGMAFEGLNHTGHLQTDMVVVLNDNEMSISTNVGGMSAHLSQIMTGQVMTKIKREIDQLLLAIPGIGKDISRYAHKIDEAIKGVFIPGRLFEDLGFRYIGPVDGHNTDALIDTFESIKGLKGPTLVHVITRKGKGYKVAEEKADVWHGASPFDIETGVFHKKASNPNYTSIFAQALIDLAKEDESIIGITAAMPDGTGISKFGKEFPERTFDVGMAEQHAVDFAGALALKGLRPVAAIYSTFLQRAYDQVVHDVCLMNIPVVFAMDRAGIVGEDGATHQGLYDIAYLRTLPNMVIMAPKDENEMRHMLKTAIYHNGPAALRYPRGAGLGVELDPEMKELEIGKGEVVKDGTDIALVAYGHMVRPAENVAEKLEEQGLSVAVINARFVKPLDEDLVLRYARGTKCMVTLEEHSVQGGFGSAVLEALHKEPAERPYQVKCIGVADIVVEHGAPALVRRDLKIDEDGLFETISQFYDQVMEVSLISGMNLQNNGSKHNHPSNGTKETVSKPTLRTA is encoded by the coding sequence ATGAGCAAATTCTTGCATAAAATCAACAGTCCCCAGGACCTGAAATCGGTGGACCGGGAGAACCTGCCGGACCTTGCGGCGGAGATCCGCGATGCTCTGCTGAATACCATCTCTAAAACAGGTGGGCACCTGGGATCGAACATGGGCGTGGTGGAGTTGACCATCGCCATGCACTACGTTTATGAAAGTCCGAAGGACATGTTCATTTGGGACGTGGGACACCAGACCTACGTGCACAAACTGTTGACCGGCCGCCGCGAACGATTCCATACGCTCCGCCAGTATGACGGCCTGAGCGGGTTCACCAAGCGCGAGGAAAACGAGCACGATCACTGGAACTGCGGGCATGGCGGCACCTCCATCTCCGCGGCGGTGGCATTTGCCAAGGCGCGCGACCTGAAGAAAGAAGATTACAGCGTGCTCGCGGTCATCGGAGACGGTTCCATGACGGCGGGCATGGCGTTTGAAGGCCTCAACCACACCGGGCATTTGCAGACAGACATGGTGGTCGTGTTGAACGACAATGAGATGTCCATCTCCACCAACGTCGGCGGCATGTCCGCGCACCTGAGCCAGATCATGACCGGACAGGTGATGACCAAGATCAAGCGCGAGATCGATCAGCTTCTGCTCGCCATTCCGGGCATCGGCAAGGACATTTCCCGCTACGCGCACAAGATCGACGAAGCCATCAAGGGCGTGTTCATTCCCGGAAGGTTGTTCGAGGACTTGGGCTTCCGTTACATCGGCCCGGTGGATGGTCACAATACGGATGCGCTGATCGATACCTTCGAATCCATCAAGGGGCTCAAGGGGCCGACTTTGGTGCATGTCATCACCCGCAAGGGCAAAGGCTACAAGGTGGCGGAGGAGAAAGCCGATGTGTGGCACGGCGCGTCGCCGTTCGACATCGAAACCGGCGTTTTTCACAAGAAGGCGTCGAACCCGAATTACACCTCTATCTTCGCGCAGGCGCTCATCGACCTGGCCAAGGAAGACGAGAGCATCATAGGCATCACTGCCGCCATGCCGGACGGCACGGGCATCAGCAAATTCGGCAAGGAATTCCCGGAACGAACCTTCGACGTGGGCATGGCCGAACAGCACGCAGTGGATTTCGCCGGCGCTCTGGCGCTCAAGGGACTGCGTCCCGTTGCGGCGATCTACTCCACGTTCCTGCAACGCGCTTACGACCAGGTGGTGCACGACGTGTGTCTGATGAACATTCCGGTTGTGTTTGCCATGGATCGTGCGGGCATCGTCGGCGAAGATGGTGCGACGCACCAGGGTTTGTACGACATCGCGTACCTGCGCACCCTGCCGAACATGGTCATCATGGCGCCGAAGGATGAAAACGAAATGCGGCATATGTTGAAAACCGCCATTTACCACAACGGCCCCGCCGCACTGCGCTATCCGCGCGGTGCCGGTCTGGGTGTGGAACTCGACCCGGAAATGAAGGAACTGGAGATCGGCAAGGGCGAGGTGGTGAAAGACGGCACGGACATCGCGCTTGTGGCCTACGGCCATATGGTGCGTCCTGCGGAAAATGTGGCGGAGAAACTCGAAGAGCAGGGCCTCAGTGTTGCGGTCATCAACGCTCGCTTCGTCAAGCCGCTCGACGAAGATCTGGTGCTTCGCTACGCCCGCGGCACGAAGTGCATGGTGACATTGGAAGAACATTCCGTGCAGGGTGGGTTCGGTTCCGCCGTACTGGAAGCGCTCCACAAAGAACCGGCCGAGCGTCCATACCAAGTGAAGTGCATCGGCGTCGCCGACATCGTGGTCGAGCACGGCGCACCGGCTCTGGTTCGCCGGGACCTTAAAATCGACGAAGACGGACTTTTCGAAACCATCTCCCAGTTCTACGACCAGGTTATGGAAGTGTCCCTGATTTCCGGCATGAATCTCCAGAATAACGGGAGCAAGCACAATCACCCGTCGAATGGCACCAAAGAAACCGTATCCAAACCCACTCTCAGGACGGCTTGA
- the hisB gene encoding imidazoleglycerol-phosphate dehydratase HisB — protein sequence MDRCSQITRKTSETEIEVSLVIDGSGQSEIQTPIPFLDHMLAQLSRHGYFDLQVKAQGDIEIDFHHTVEDVGITLGQAFDKALGDKKGIRRFASTSVPLNEALAECVVDISGRSFFVFNIDLPKTKLGQFDVELVPEFFQAFSANSGITLHLNSPYWSNLHHIVEASFKAFARALDQACALDPRSNAIPSTKGKL from the coding sequence ATGGATAGATGTTCCCAGATCACACGCAAAACCAGCGAAACTGAAATTGAAGTCAGCCTGGTCATTGACGGAAGCGGGCAAAGCGAAATCCAAACTCCGATTCCGTTTCTCGATCACATGCTGGCACAATTGAGCCGCCACGGTTATTTCGACCTGCAAGTCAAAGCCCAGGGAGATATTGAAATCGATTTCCACCACACGGTGGAGGATGTCGGCATCACCCTCGGACAGGCGTTCGACAAGGCGCTGGGCGACAAAAAGGGCATCCGCCGTTTTGCCAGCACCAGCGTCCCGCTCAACGAGGCTCTGGCCGAATGCGTGGTGGATATCAGCGGCCGTTCGTTTTTCGTTTTCAACATCGACCTGCCTAAGACCAAGCTCGGCCAGTTCGATGTGGAACTGGTGCCGGAATTTTTTCAGGCGTTTTCCGCCAACAGCGGCATCACCCTGCACCTCAACTCACCGTATTGGAGCAACCTGCATCACATCGTGGAAGCGTCCTTCAAGGCATTTGCGCGGGCGCTCGACCAGGCGTGCGCGCTGGACCCGCGGTCAAATGCGATTCCCTCCACCAAGGGCAAATTGTAA